The proteins below are encoded in one region of Nitrospirota bacterium:
- the murD gene encoding UDP-N-acetylmuramoyl-L-alanine--D-glutamate ligase gives MKLAGAKVTVMGLARSGVAACRLLQAAGAQVTVADRKEPAELTSILGSIDRDHVGVTVGARYESSLDEAELVVISPGVPYRLASLEAARRRGVKVIGELELASQFIRSPILAITGTNGKSTTVTLIGKFLAESSKRAFVGGNLGTALSEAALEDFRAQQEEKPSPYDYLVVEVSSFQLETIDRFHPWVAALLNVTVDHQDRYESLDDYVAAKQRIFENQTSSDFALFNLDDDRVAPLRHRVSAQRLGFTSGSTIGADLSGGTYLEGDRIVTTVTGVRQEICRRSEIRIIGNHNVQNVMAAVTYAVLCGCPLEVIRRVLATFPGLEHALEIVRERRGVRFVNDSKGTNVDATLKALESIDQPIWLIAGGRDKGGDFSRLAQAVGRRVKRVILIGEAAPLLRRAWEGVATMTDAASLQEAVDCAAQGAASGDVVLLSPCCASFDMFADYQDRGRQFKTLVHALPA, from the coding sequence GTGAAACTTGCGGGAGCCAAAGTCACAGTGATGGGACTGGCCAGAAGTGGCGTGGCTGCTTGCCGCCTGCTCCAGGCTGCGGGGGCCCAGGTCACGGTGGCAGACCGGAAGGAACCGGCGGAACTGACGTCGATCCTCGGTTCCATCGATCGCGATCACGTCGGCGTGACCGTCGGGGCTCGGTACGAATCGTCGCTGGATGAGGCGGAGCTGGTGGTGATCAGCCCGGGAGTGCCCTATCGCTTGGCCTCGCTCGAAGCAGCGCGTCGGCGTGGGGTGAAGGTGATCGGCGAATTGGAGTTGGCCTCGCAATTTATTCGAAGTCCGATTCTGGCCATCACCGGCACCAACGGCAAGAGCACGACTGTGACCTTGATCGGTAAGTTTCTGGCCGAGAGCAGCAAGCGGGCATTTGTCGGCGGCAATCTCGGCACGGCCTTGAGCGAGGCGGCGCTGGAAGATTTTCGCGCCCAGCAAGAGGAGAAGCCAAGTCCCTACGATTATCTGGTCGTGGAGGTCTCCAGTTTCCAGCTGGAAACGATCGACCGATTCCATCCCTGGGTCGCTGCCCTGCTCAATGTGACGGTGGATCATCAGGACCGGTATGAGTCGCTGGACGATTATGTCGCGGCGAAACAGCGGATCTTCGAGAATCAAACCTCGTCGGATTTCGCCCTGTTCAACCTCGACGATGACCGTGTGGCCCCGTTGCGGCATCGTGTGTCCGCACAGCGGCTGGGATTTACGAGTGGGTCTACGATCGGGGCCGATCTGTCCGGGGGAACCTATCTCGAAGGAGACCGGATCGTGACAACGGTCACAGGAGTTCGGCAGGAGATTTGTCGCAGGAGCGAGATCCGCATCATCGGCAATCACAATGTGCAGAACGTCATGGCGGCCGTGACCTATGCGGTGTTGTGCGGCTGTCCCCTTGAGGTGATTCGGCGAGTCCTCGCGACCTTTCCCGGACTCGAACATGCGTTGGAGATTGTCCGTGAGCGGCGGGGGGTCCGATTCGTGAACGATTCGAAGGGCACGAATGTCGATGCCACGCTCAAGGCGCTGGAGAGTATCGATCAACCGATTTGGCTCATTGCCGGCGGACGGGATAAGGGCGGCGACTTTTCGCGGCTGGCTCAGGCGGTCGGCCGGAGGGTCAAGCGCGTGATTCTGATCGGAGAAGCGGCGCCTTTGTTGCGACGGGCCTGGGAGGGGGTCGCCACGATGACCGACGCGGCCAGCTTGCAGGAGGCCGTGGATTGCGCGGCGCAGGGGGCTGCGTCCGGCGATGTCGTGTTGTTGTCTCCTTGCTGCGCCAGCTTCGATATGTTCGCGGACTATCAAGACCGTGGTCGTCAATTTAAGACATTGGTTCATGCGTTACCGGCGTGA